From the Roseateles sp. XES5 genome, one window contains:
- a CDS encoding SUF system Fe-S cluster assembly protein, translated as MSLDATEDKIDVRDGIVHSAIPEEELARLSDDIISALKTVYDPEIPADIFELGLIYKIDIEDDRMVKIDMTLTAPGCPVAGEMPGWVENAVSAVEGVSGVEVKMTFDPPWTPDRMSEEAQVAVGWY; from the coding sequence ATGTCCCTCGATGCAACGGAAGACAAGATCGACGTCCGTGATGGCATCGTCCATTCGGCGATCCCGGAGGAGGAGCTGGCTCGCCTCAGCGACGACATCATCTCGGCCCTGAAGACGGTCTATGACCCGGAAATCCCGGCCGATATCTTCGAGCTCGGCCTGATTTACAAGATCGATATCGAAGACGACCGCATGGTCAAGATCGACATGACGCTGACGGCCCCCGGCTGCCCCGTCGCCGGCGAGATGCCGGGCTGGGTGGAAAACGCCGTCAGCGCGGTCGAGGGCGTGTCCGGCGTCGAGGTCAAGATGACCTTCGATCCGCCGTGGACGCCGGACCGCATGTCGGAAGAAGCGCAGGTCGCGGTCGGCTGGTATTGA
- the sufA gene encoding Fe-S cluster assembly scaffold SufA has translation MAFAVMTLTDAAANRIKAIVDNAGGDAVGIRVGIKKGGCAGMEYSVDLVTEPNAKDDLIEHADARVWIAPEAVLYLLGTQMDFEVTTLRSGFTFHNPNQTSACGCGESVELKPADLAALAAAGQPTVRA, from the coding sequence ATGGCCTTTGCAGTGATGACACTTACCGATGCGGCGGCGAACCGCATCAAGGCGATCGTCGACAATGCCGGCGGCGATGCCGTGGGCATTCGCGTCGGCATCAAGAAGGGCGGCTGCGCCGGAATGGAATATTCCGTCGACCTCGTGACCGAGCCCAATGCCAAGGACGATCTCATCGAGCATGCCGACGCCCGCGTCTGGATCGCGCCGGAAGCGGTGCTTTACCTCCTCGGCACACAGATGGATTTCGAGGTGACGACGCTGCGCTCGGGCTTCACCTTCCACAACCCGAACCAGACGTCCGCCTGCGGCTGCGGCGAATCGGTCGAGTTGAAACCCGCCGATCTCGCGGCGCTCGCCGCTGCCGGCCAGCCGACGGTTCGCGCCTGA